The Equus przewalskii isolate Varuska unplaced genomic scaffold, EquPr2 ChrUn-6, whole genome shotgun sequence genome includes a region encoding these proteins:
- the LY9 gene encoding T-lymphocyte surface antigen Ly-9 isoform X5, which produces MDKSYQDRLNISWNYLSISNLMLKDAGPYHAQINRRNSGVTMDEEFTLQIYERLQEPRVTVQTMNVSENASCNITLTCSVEGAEKAVQYSWTPRDPHASESSWGSTLTISWTPCDPDLQYTCTAKNPVSQSSSRPVDLRTWQICIDPGASRGGSVGETVVGILGESVTLPLALPASQDIENVVWMFNTSVISKEWGEAAKADPEKNTAWVSQDYSLKIGQLRMEDAGPYHAYICSKASGVISMKHVTLLIYRRLKKPKVTWSLGPTEDGICRVSLTCSVEDNGHNVTYRWTPLQKGAVVSQGGSHLSVSWRRGENHPNFTCTASNPVSNSSGQFLPGDICPGPERSSRLWVGLSLTVSIILCFGISGYCIRKQGRRCSAPAFSSSQVEASADTSGSTAGRTIYSMLSPGYEMMDTLPKTSRQQGRPTSESSSDSNGTTDEDEEKNEMYRPVNKRDQVYDSVTQEDTEHDSASEGQAEYDLVTPDDVQPEPVVDGNTVYMEVFLNSQGETPVPLKKDSSDTIYSQIQKSQTVVPPTQQNNFDSPEISTYENLT; this is translated from the exons ATGGACAAAAGCTACCAGGACCGATTAAACATCAGCTGGAACTACTTATCTATCAGTAATCTGATGCTGAAAGATGCTGGACCCTACCACGCCCAGATAAACCGAAGGAATTCTGGAGTCACCATGGATGAGGAATTCACCCTGCAAATCTATG AGCGGCTACAGGAGCCCCGAGTCACCGTGCAGACCATGAACGTGTCTGAGAACGCCTCCTGTAACATCACCCTGACATGCTCTGTGGAGGGGGCAGAGAAAGCTGTTCAGTACAGCTGGACCCCAAGGGACCCCCATGCTTCTGAATCCTCTTGGGGCTCCACTCTCACCATCTCCTGGACACCTTGTGACCCAGACCTGCAGTACACGTGCACAGCCAAGAACCCAGTCAGTCAGAGCAGCTCCCGCCCTGTCGACTTAAGAACCTGGCAGATCTGTATAG ATCCAGGAGCCTCCAGAGGAGGATCAGTAGGGGAGACGGTGGTGGGGATCCTGGGGGAGTCAGTCACCCTACCCCTGGCTCTCCCGGCCAGTCAGGACATAGAGAACGTTGTCTGGATGTTTAACACGTCTGTTATCAGCAAAGAGTGGGGAGAAGCAGCAAAAGCAGATCCCGAGAAGAACACAGCATGGGTCAGCCAGGACTACTCCCTGAAGATTGGCCAGCTGCGGATGGAGGACGCTGGCCCCTACCACGCCTACATATGTTCAAAGGCTTCTGGAGTGATCAGCATGAAGCATGTCACCCTGCTCATCTACC GAAGGCTGAAGAAGCCCAAAGTCACCTGGAGCCTTGGGCCCACGGAGGACGGCATCTGCAGGGTCAGCCTGACGTGCTCGGTGGAGGACAATGGACACAACGTGACCTATAGATGGACCCCCCTGCAGAAAGGAGCTGTTGTATCCCAAGGGGGATCTCACCTCAGTGTCTCCTGGAGAAGGGGTGAAAATCATCCCAACTTCACGTGCACAGCCAGCAACCCCGTCAGCAACAGCTCCGGGCAGTTTCTTCCTGGGGACATCTGTCCAG GGCCTGAGAGAAGCAGCAGGCTTTGGGTTGGGCTCTCCTTGACGGTTTCCATCATTTTGTGCTTTGGGATCTCTGGCTATTGCATTCGGAAGCAAGGAAGACGGT GTTCAGCCCCAGCCTTCAGTTCCAGCCAAGTTGAGGCCTCAGCTGACACATCAG GATCCACTGCTGGCCGCACAATATATTCCATGCTTTCCCCAGGATATGAGATGATGGACACTCTCCCTAAGACTTCCAGGCAACAGGGTAGGCCCACTTCTGAGAGCAGCTCTGACAGCAATGGGACaactgatgaggatgaggagaagAATGAAATGTACCGGCCTGTCAATAAAAGAGATCAGGTGTATGACTCGGTCACTCAGGAGGACACTGAACATGACTCAGCCTCTGAGGGGCAAGCAGAGTATGATCTTGTCACTCCAGATGATGTGCAACCTGAGCCTGTGGTTGACGGGAACACGGTGTATATGGAAGTGTTCCTCAACTCGCAG GGAGAGACCCCAGTTCCTTTGAAGAAGGACAGCTCAGACACAATCTACAGCCAGATACAGAAATCTCAGACG
- the LY9 gene encoding T-lymphocyte surface antigen Ly-9 isoform X2, whose translation MAGPRRRTDDWALRPFSGELWKSQPHIFSPFLWTHLFLLTGLGASGKDSAPTVAAGILGGVVTLSLNISVDTDIEHVTWIASQKALALAYPNGAVIIMDKSYQDRLNISWNYLSISNLMLKDAGPYHAQINRRNSGVTMDEEFTLQIYERLQEPRVTVQTMNVSENASCNITLTCSVEGAEKAVQYSWTPRDPHASESSWGSTLTISWTPCDPDLQYTCTAKNPVSQSSSRPVDLRTWQICIDPGASRGGSVGETVVGILGESVTLPLALPASQDIENVVWMFNTSVISKEWGEAAKADPEKNTAWVSQDYSLKIGQLRMEDAGPYHAYICSKASGVISMKHVTLLIYRRLKKPKVTWSLGPTEDGICRVSLTCSVEDNGHNVTYRWTPLQKGAVVSQGGSHLSVSWRRGENHPNFTCTASNPVSNSSGQFLPGDICPGSAPAFSSSQVEASADTSGSTAGRTIYSMLSPGYEMMDTLPKTSRQQGRPTSESSSDSNGTTDEDEEKNEMYRPVNKRDQVYDSVTQEDTEHDSASEGQAEYDLVTPDDVQPEPVVDGNTVYMEVFLNSQGETPVPLKKDSSDTIYSQIQKSQTVVPPTQQNNFDSPEISTYENLT comes from the exons ATGGCAGGTCCAAGGAGACGTACAGATGACTGGGCTCTGCGGCCTTTCTCTGGTGAGCTGTGGAAGAGTCAGCCACACATATTCTCTCCCTTTCTATGGACCCATCTCTTCCTGCTCACGG GACTAGGAGCCTCTGGAAAGGACTCAGCCCCAACAGTGGCAGCCGGGATTCTAGGGGGTGTGGTGACTCTCTCCCTGAACATTTCAGTAGATACAGACATTGAGCATGTCACTTGGATTGCTTCCCAAAAAGCTCTTGCTTTAGCCTACCCAAATGGAGCCGTTATCATTATGGACAAAAGCTACCAGGACCGATTAAACATCAGCTGGAACTACTTATCTATCAGTAATCTGATGCTGAAAGATGCTGGACCCTACCACGCCCAGATAAACCGAAGGAATTCTGGAGTCACCATGGATGAGGAATTCACCCTGCAAATCTATG AGCGGCTACAGGAGCCCCGAGTCACCGTGCAGACCATGAACGTGTCTGAGAACGCCTCCTGTAACATCACCCTGACATGCTCTGTGGAGGGGGCAGAGAAAGCTGTTCAGTACAGCTGGACCCCAAGGGACCCCCATGCTTCTGAATCCTCTTGGGGCTCCACTCTCACCATCTCCTGGACACCTTGTGACCCAGACCTGCAGTACACGTGCACAGCCAAGAACCCAGTCAGTCAGAGCAGCTCCCGCCCTGTCGACTTAAGAACCTGGCAGATCTGTATAG ATCCAGGAGCCTCCAGAGGAGGATCAGTAGGGGAGACGGTGGTGGGGATCCTGGGGGAGTCAGTCACCCTACCCCTGGCTCTCCCGGCCAGTCAGGACATAGAGAACGTTGTCTGGATGTTTAACACGTCTGTTATCAGCAAAGAGTGGGGAGAAGCAGCAAAAGCAGATCCCGAGAAGAACACAGCATGGGTCAGCCAGGACTACTCCCTGAAGATTGGCCAGCTGCGGATGGAGGACGCTGGCCCCTACCACGCCTACATATGTTCAAAGGCTTCTGGAGTGATCAGCATGAAGCATGTCACCCTGCTCATCTACC GAAGGCTGAAGAAGCCCAAAGTCACCTGGAGCCTTGGGCCCACGGAGGACGGCATCTGCAGGGTCAGCCTGACGTGCTCGGTGGAGGACAATGGACACAACGTGACCTATAGATGGACCCCCCTGCAGAAAGGAGCTGTTGTATCCCAAGGGGGATCTCACCTCAGTGTCTCCTGGAGAAGGGGTGAAAATCATCCCAACTTCACGTGCACAGCCAGCAACCCCGTCAGCAACAGCTCCGGGCAGTTTCTTCCTGGGGACATCTGTCCAG GTTCAGCCCCAGCCTTCAGTTCCAGCCAAGTTGAGGCCTCAGCTGACACATCAG GATCCACTGCTGGCCGCACAATATATTCCATGCTTTCCCCAGGATATGAGATGATGGACACTCTCCCTAAGACTTCCAGGCAACAGGGTAGGCCCACTTCTGAGAGCAGCTCTGACAGCAATGGGACaactgatgaggatgaggagaagAATGAAATGTACCGGCCTGTCAATAAAAGAGATCAGGTGTATGACTCGGTCACTCAGGAGGACACTGAACATGACTCAGCCTCTGAGGGGCAAGCAGAGTATGATCTTGTCACTCCAGATGATGTGCAACCTGAGCCTGTGGTTGACGGGAACACGGTGTATATGGAAGTGTTCCTCAACTCGCAG GGAGAGACCCCAGTTCCTTTGAAGAAGGACAGCTCAGACACAATCTACAGCCAGATACAGAAATCTCAGACG
- the LY9 gene encoding T-lymphocyte surface antigen Ly-9 isoform X1, with protein MAGPRRRTDDWALRPFSGELWKSQPHIFSPFLWTHLFLLTGLGASGKDSAPTVAAGILGGVVTLSLNISVDTDIEHVTWIASQKALALAYPNGAVIIMDKSYQDRLNISWNYLSISNLMLKDAGPYHAQINRRNSGVTMDEEFTLQIYERLQEPRVTVQTMNVSENASCNITLTCSVEGAEKAVQYSWTPRDPHASESSWGSTLTISWTPCDPDLQYTCTAKNPVSQSSSRPVDLRTWQICIDPGASRGGSVGETVVGILGESVTLPLALPASQDIENVVWMFNTSVISKEWGEAAKADPEKNTAWVSQDYSLKIGQLRMEDAGPYHAYICSKASGVISMKHVTLLIYRRLKKPKVTWSLGPTEDGICRVSLTCSVEDNGHNVTYRWTPLQKGAVVSQGGSHLSVSWRRGENHPNFTCTASNPVSNSSGQFLPGDICPGPERSSRLWVGLSLTVSIILCFGISGYCIRKQGRRCSAPAFSSSQVEASADTSGSTAGRTIYSMLSPGYEMMDTLPKTSRQQGRPTSESSSDSNGTTDEDEEKNEMYRPVNKRDQVYDSVTQEDTEHDSASEGQAEYDLVTPDDVQPEPVVDGNTVYMEVFLNSQGETPVPLKKDSSDTIYSQIQKSQTVVPPTQQNNFDSPEISTYENLT; from the exons ATGGCAGGTCCAAGGAGACGTACAGATGACTGGGCTCTGCGGCCTTTCTCTGGTGAGCTGTGGAAGAGTCAGCCACACATATTCTCTCCCTTTCTATGGACCCATCTCTTCCTGCTCACGG GACTAGGAGCCTCTGGAAAGGACTCAGCCCCAACAGTGGCAGCCGGGATTCTAGGGGGTGTGGTGACTCTCTCCCTGAACATTTCAGTAGATACAGACATTGAGCATGTCACTTGGATTGCTTCCCAAAAAGCTCTTGCTTTAGCCTACCCAAATGGAGCCGTTATCATTATGGACAAAAGCTACCAGGACCGATTAAACATCAGCTGGAACTACTTATCTATCAGTAATCTGATGCTGAAAGATGCTGGACCCTACCACGCCCAGATAAACCGAAGGAATTCTGGAGTCACCATGGATGAGGAATTCACCCTGCAAATCTATG AGCGGCTACAGGAGCCCCGAGTCACCGTGCAGACCATGAACGTGTCTGAGAACGCCTCCTGTAACATCACCCTGACATGCTCTGTGGAGGGGGCAGAGAAAGCTGTTCAGTACAGCTGGACCCCAAGGGACCCCCATGCTTCTGAATCCTCTTGGGGCTCCACTCTCACCATCTCCTGGACACCTTGTGACCCAGACCTGCAGTACACGTGCACAGCCAAGAACCCAGTCAGTCAGAGCAGCTCCCGCCCTGTCGACTTAAGAACCTGGCAGATCTGTATAG ATCCAGGAGCCTCCAGAGGAGGATCAGTAGGGGAGACGGTGGTGGGGATCCTGGGGGAGTCAGTCACCCTACCCCTGGCTCTCCCGGCCAGTCAGGACATAGAGAACGTTGTCTGGATGTTTAACACGTCTGTTATCAGCAAAGAGTGGGGAGAAGCAGCAAAAGCAGATCCCGAGAAGAACACAGCATGGGTCAGCCAGGACTACTCCCTGAAGATTGGCCAGCTGCGGATGGAGGACGCTGGCCCCTACCACGCCTACATATGTTCAAAGGCTTCTGGAGTGATCAGCATGAAGCATGTCACCCTGCTCATCTACC GAAGGCTGAAGAAGCCCAAAGTCACCTGGAGCCTTGGGCCCACGGAGGACGGCATCTGCAGGGTCAGCCTGACGTGCTCGGTGGAGGACAATGGACACAACGTGACCTATAGATGGACCCCCCTGCAGAAAGGAGCTGTTGTATCCCAAGGGGGATCTCACCTCAGTGTCTCCTGGAGAAGGGGTGAAAATCATCCCAACTTCACGTGCACAGCCAGCAACCCCGTCAGCAACAGCTCCGGGCAGTTTCTTCCTGGGGACATCTGTCCAG GGCCTGAGAGAAGCAGCAGGCTTTGGGTTGGGCTCTCCTTGACGGTTTCCATCATTTTGTGCTTTGGGATCTCTGGCTATTGCATTCGGAAGCAAGGAAGACGGT GTTCAGCCCCAGCCTTCAGTTCCAGCCAAGTTGAGGCCTCAGCTGACACATCAG GATCCACTGCTGGCCGCACAATATATTCCATGCTTTCCCCAGGATATGAGATGATGGACACTCTCCCTAAGACTTCCAGGCAACAGGGTAGGCCCACTTCTGAGAGCAGCTCTGACAGCAATGGGACaactgatgaggatgaggagaagAATGAAATGTACCGGCCTGTCAATAAAAGAGATCAGGTGTATGACTCGGTCACTCAGGAGGACACTGAACATGACTCAGCCTCTGAGGGGCAAGCAGAGTATGATCTTGTCACTCCAGATGATGTGCAACCTGAGCCTGTGGTTGACGGGAACACGGTGTATATGGAAGTGTTCCTCAACTCGCAG GGAGAGACCCCAGTTCCTTTGAAGAAGGACAGCTCAGACACAATCTACAGCCAGATACAGAAATCTCAGACG
- the LY9 gene encoding T-lymphocyte surface antigen Ly-9 isoform X4, whose product MAGPRRRTDDWALRPFSGELWKSQPHIFSPFLWTHLFLLTALALAYPNGAVIIMDKSYQDRLNISWNYLSISNLMLKDAGPYHAQINRRNSGVTMDEEFTLQIYERLQEPRVTVQTMNVSENASCNITLTCSVEGAEKAVQYSWTPRDPHASESSWGSTLTISWTPCDPDLQYTCTAKNPVSQSSSRPVDLRTWQICIDPGASRGGSVGETVVGILGESVTLPLALPASQDIENVVWMFNTSVISKEWGEAAKADPEKNTAWVSQDYSLKIGQLRMEDAGPYHAYICSKASGVISMKHVTLLIYRRLKKPKVTWSLGPTEDGICRVSLTCSVEDNGHNVTYRWTPLQKGAVVSQGGSHLSVSWRRGENHPNFTCTASNPVSNSSGQFLPGDICPGSAPAFSSSQVEASADTSGSTAGRTIYSMLSPGYEMMDTLPKTSRQQGRPTSESSSDSNGTTDEDEEKNEMYRPVNKRDQVYDSVTQEDTEHDSASEGQAEYDLVTPDDVQPEPVVDGNTVYMEVFLNSQGETPVPLKKDSSDTIYSQIQKSQTVVPPTQQNNFDSPEISTYENLT is encoded by the exons ATGGCAGGTCCAAGGAGACGTACAGATGACTGGGCTCTGCGGCCTTTCTCTGGTGAGCTGTGGAAGAGTCAGCCACACATATTCTCTCCCTTTCTATGGACCCATCTCTTCCTGCTCACGG CTCTTGCTTTAGCCTACCCAAATGGAGCCGTTATCATTATGGACAAAAGCTACCAGGACCGATTAAACATCAGCTGGAACTACTTATCTATCAGTAATCTGATGCTGAAAGATGCTGGACCCTACCACGCCCAGATAAACCGAAGGAATTCTGGAGTCACCATGGATGAGGAATTCACCCTGCAAATCTATG AGCGGCTACAGGAGCCCCGAGTCACCGTGCAGACCATGAACGTGTCTGAGAACGCCTCCTGTAACATCACCCTGACATGCTCTGTGGAGGGGGCAGAGAAAGCTGTTCAGTACAGCTGGACCCCAAGGGACCCCCATGCTTCTGAATCCTCTTGGGGCTCCACTCTCACCATCTCCTGGACACCTTGTGACCCAGACCTGCAGTACACGTGCACAGCCAAGAACCCAGTCAGTCAGAGCAGCTCCCGCCCTGTCGACTTAAGAACCTGGCAGATCTGTATAG ATCCAGGAGCCTCCAGAGGAGGATCAGTAGGGGAGACGGTGGTGGGGATCCTGGGGGAGTCAGTCACCCTACCCCTGGCTCTCCCGGCCAGTCAGGACATAGAGAACGTTGTCTGGATGTTTAACACGTCTGTTATCAGCAAAGAGTGGGGAGAAGCAGCAAAAGCAGATCCCGAGAAGAACACAGCATGGGTCAGCCAGGACTACTCCCTGAAGATTGGCCAGCTGCGGATGGAGGACGCTGGCCCCTACCACGCCTACATATGTTCAAAGGCTTCTGGAGTGATCAGCATGAAGCATGTCACCCTGCTCATCTACC GAAGGCTGAAGAAGCCCAAAGTCACCTGGAGCCTTGGGCCCACGGAGGACGGCATCTGCAGGGTCAGCCTGACGTGCTCGGTGGAGGACAATGGACACAACGTGACCTATAGATGGACCCCCCTGCAGAAAGGAGCTGTTGTATCCCAAGGGGGATCTCACCTCAGTGTCTCCTGGAGAAGGGGTGAAAATCATCCCAACTTCACGTGCACAGCCAGCAACCCCGTCAGCAACAGCTCCGGGCAGTTTCTTCCTGGGGACATCTGTCCAG GTTCAGCCCCAGCCTTCAGTTCCAGCCAAGTTGAGGCCTCAGCTGACACATCAG GATCCACTGCTGGCCGCACAATATATTCCATGCTTTCCCCAGGATATGAGATGATGGACACTCTCCCTAAGACTTCCAGGCAACAGGGTAGGCCCACTTCTGAGAGCAGCTCTGACAGCAATGGGACaactgatgaggatgaggagaagAATGAAATGTACCGGCCTGTCAATAAAAGAGATCAGGTGTATGACTCGGTCACTCAGGAGGACACTGAACATGACTCAGCCTCTGAGGGGCAAGCAGAGTATGATCTTGTCACTCCAGATGATGTGCAACCTGAGCCTGTGGTTGACGGGAACACGGTGTATATGGAAGTGTTCCTCAACTCGCAG GGAGAGACCCCAGTTCCTTTGAAGAAGGACAGCTCAGACACAATCTACAGCCAGATACAGAAATCTCAGACG
- the LY9 gene encoding T-lymphocyte surface antigen Ly-9 isoform X3, whose product MAGPRRRTDDWALRPFSGELWKSQPHIFSPFLWTHLFLLTALALAYPNGAVIIMDKSYQDRLNISWNYLSISNLMLKDAGPYHAQINRRNSGVTMDEEFTLQIYERLQEPRVTVQTMNVSENASCNITLTCSVEGAEKAVQYSWTPRDPHASESSWGSTLTISWTPCDPDLQYTCTAKNPVSQSSSRPVDLRTWQICIDPGASRGGSVGETVVGILGESVTLPLALPASQDIENVVWMFNTSVISKEWGEAAKADPEKNTAWVSQDYSLKIGQLRMEDAGPYHAYICSKASGVISMKHVTLLIYRRLKKPKVTWSLGPTEDGICRVSLTCSVEDNGHNVTYRWTPLQKGAVVSQGGSHLSVSWRRGENHPNFTCTASNPVSNSSGQFLPGDICPGPERSSRLWVGLSLTVSIILCFGISGYCIRKQGRRCSAPAFSSSQVEASADTSGSTAGRTIYSMLSPGYEMMDTLPKTSRQQGRPTSESSSDSNGTTDEDEEKNEMYRPVNKRDQVYDSVTQEDTEHDSASEGQAEYDLVTPDDVQPEPVVDGNTVYMEVFLNSQGETPVPLKKDSSDTIYSQIQKSQTVVPPTQQNNFDSPEISTYENLT is encoded by the exons ATGGCAGGTCCAAGGAGACGTACAGATGACTGGGCTCTGCGGCCTTTCTCTGGTGAGCTGTGGAAGAGTCAGCCACACATATTCTCTCCCTTTCTATGGACCCATCTCTTCCTGCTCACGG CTCTTGCTTTAGCCTACCCAAATGGAGCCGTTATCATTATGGACAAAAGCTACCAGGACCGATTAAACATCAGCTGGAACTACTTATCTATCAGTAATCTGATGCTGAAAGATGCTGGACCCTACCACGCCCAGATAAACCGAAGGAATTCTGGAGTCACCATGGATGAGGAATTCACCCTGCAAATCTATG AGCGGCTACAGGAGCCCCGAGTCACCGTGCAGACCATGAACGTGTCTGAGAACGCCTCCTGTAACATCACCCTGACATGCTCTGTGGAGGGGGCAGAGAAAGCTGTTCAGTACAGCTGGACCCCAAGGGACCCCCATGCTTCTGAATCCTCTTGGGGCTCCACTCTCACCATCTCCTGGACACCTTGTGACCCAGACCTGCAGTACACGTGCACAGCCAAGAACCCAGTCAGTCAGAGCAGCTCCCGCCCTGTCGACTTAAGAACCTGGCAGATCTGTATAG ATCCAGGAGCCTCCAGAGGAGGATCAGTAGGGGAGACGGTGGTGGGGATCCTGGGGGAGTCAGTCACCCTACCCCTGGCTCTCCCGGCCAGTCAGGACATAGAGAACGTTGTCTGGATGTTTAACACGTCTGTTATCAGCAAAGAGTGGGGAGAAGCAGCAAAAGCAGATCCCGAGAAGAACACAGCATGGGTCAGCCAGGACTACTCCCTGAAGATTGGCCAGCTGCGGATGGAGGACGCTGGCCCCTACCACGCCTACATATGTTCAAAGGCTTCTGGAGTGATCAGCATGAAGCATGTCACCCTGCTCATCTACC GAAGGCTGAAGAAGCCCAAAGTCACCTGGAGCCTTGGGCCCACGGAGGACGGCATCTGCAGGGTCAGCCTGACGTGCTCGGTGGAGGACAATGGACACAACGTGACCTATAGATGGACCCCCCTGCAGAAAGGAGCTGTTGTATCCCAAGGGGGATCTCACCTCAGTGTCTCCTGGAGAAGGGGTGAAAATCATCCCAACTTCACGTGCACAGCCAGCAACCCCGTCAGCAACAGCTCCGGGCAGTTTCTTCCTGGGGACATCTGTCCAG GGCCTGAGAGAAGCAGCAGGCTTTGGGTTGGGCTCTCCTTGACGGTTTCCATCATTTTGTGCTTTGGGATCTCTGGCTATTGCATTCGGAAGCAAGGAAGACGGT GTTCAGCCCCAGCCTTCAGTTCCAGCCAAGTTGAGGCCTCAGCTGACACATCAG GATCCACTGCTGGCCGCACAATATATTCCATGCTTTCCCCAGGATATGAGATGATGGACACTCTCCCTAAGACTTCCAGGCAACAGGGTAGGCCCACTTCTGAGAGCAGCTCTGACAGCAATGGGACaactgatgaggatgaggagaagAATGAAATGTACCGGCCTGTCAATAAAAGAGATCAGGTGTATGACTCGGTCACTCAGGAGGACACTGAACATGACTCAGCCTCTGAGGGGCAAGCAGAGTATGATCTTGTCACTCCAGATGATGTGCAACCTGAGCCTGTGGTTGACGGGAACACGGTGTATATGGAAGTGTTCCTCAACTCGCAG GGAGAGACCCCAGTTCCTTTGAAGAAGGACAGCTCAGACACAATCTACAGCCAGATACAGAAATCTCAGACG